In a single window of the Magnolia sinica isolate HGM2019 chromosome 7, MsV1, whole genome shotgun sequence genome:
- the LOC131250952 gene encoding WAT1-related protein At5g07050-like: MDGQGCCGSFFQKCKPYIAMISLQFGYAGMNIITKVSLNRGMSHYVLVVYRHAFATGAIAPFALILERKVRPKITFPIFMQIFALGLLGPVIDQNLYYAGLKFTSPTFSCAMSNMLPAMTFVMAVLCRMEKVNIKKVRCQAKVVGTIVTVLGAMLMTLYKGPIMEMVWSKHIHPRKSYVTDTTGTTDKDWLKGSILLIIATLSWAAFFILQAITMKKYTAPLSLTSLVCFMGTLQSIAVTFVMEHRPSVWTIGWDMNLLAAAYAGIVSSSIAYYVQGLVMQKRGPVFVTAFSPLMMIIVAIMGSFILAEKIFLGGVLGAILIVAGLYSVLWGKYKEFKEKEATSELTDAVKGIEVNGHVMDDIEANDVELEKAKAKNLSALSQAVALTVTVSVPEPPMKANGAPKANGY; this comes from the exons atggacggtcaggGATGCTGTGGCAGCTTTTTCCAGAAATGTAAGCCGTACATCGCCATGATCTCTCTCCAATTCGGCTATGCTGGCATGAACATCATCACTAAGGTGTCCCTCAACCGAGGGATGAGCCACTATGTGCTCGTCGTCTACCGTCACGCTTTTGCCACTGGGGCCATCGCCCCGTTCGCTCTCATCCTTGAGAG GAAAGTGCGGCCCAAGATCACATTTCCTATCTTCATGCAAATCTTTGCACTGGGTCTTTTGGG GCCAGTGATTGATCAGAATTTATACTATGCGGGGCTTAAGTTCACATCGCCCACGTTCTCGTGTGCCATGAGCAACATGTTGCCGGCGATGACGTTCGTCATGGCCGTCCTGTGTAG GATGGAGAAAGTGAACATAAAGAAAGTGAGGTGCCAGGCAAAGGTGGTGGGAACTATAGTAACAGTGTTAGGAGCCATGTTGATGACCTTGTATAAGGGGCCCATCATGGAGATGGTGTGGTCGAAACACATCCATCCTCGTAAATCCTATGTGACAGACACCACAGGAACTACTGACAAGGACTGGTTGAAGGGTTCGATTCTCCTTATCATAGCTACCCTCTCTTGGGCTGCTTTCTTCATCTTAcag GCAATAACGATGAAGAAATACACAGCTCCACTATCTCTCACATCATTGGTATGCTTTATGGGCACTCTACAGTCCATTGCTGTCACCTTTGTTATGGAGCACAGGCCTTCTGTATGGACCATTGGCTGGGACATGAACCTCCTTGCTGCTGCCTATGct GGAATAGTGTCTTCTAGCATTGCTTACTATGTTCAAGGGCTAGTGATGCAAAAAAGGGGCCCTGTTTTTGTAACTGCCTTCAGCCCTTTGATGATGATCATAGTGGCCATCATGGGTTCTTTCATCCTTGCTGAAAAGATCTTCTTAGGagg TGTCCTTGGAGCAATCTTGATCGTTGCAGGCCTCTACTCGGTCCTGTGGGGCAAATACAAGGAGTTCAAAGAGAAGGAAGCCACGTCAGAGCTAACTGACGCCGTTAAGGGCATTGAAGTAAATGGACACGTGATGGACGACATAGAAGCCAACGACGTTGAGTTAGAGAAAGCAAAAGCAAAAAACCTCTCTGCTCTTAGCCAAGCCGTTGCCCTTACCGTTACCGTTAGTGTTCCTGAGCCACCGATGAAGGCTAACGGCGCGCCAAAAGCTAACGGTTACTGA